TAATATTAAAGAGTGCATAAAACCGAAGCGGAATAATGACTCCGTCGCGGAAGAGAGTTTTTCTCTGAGAGGCAATAACGGAGCGACAGTTATTCTTATTCATGGGCTCACCGGTACTCCCAATGAAATGAAGTTTTTGGCGACATTTTTAAATAAAAAAGGTTACTCTGTAATATGCCCAAGATTGGCTATGCACGGAGAGCCGATAAGGGTATTGAAATACGCCAAATGGCAGGAATTTTATGAATCCGTCCGCAATCTATTTATAAACGGAGAACTTGCCGATAATAAGGGGCCGGTCTTTACTTCGGGGCTGTCTATGGGCGCGCTTCTGGCTCTTCTTGCCGCAGATGAGTTCAAGGAAAAGGTCTCCGGCGTAAGCTGCCTGGCGCCGACGTTATTCTATGACGGATGGAACTCTCCGGGCTCAGAAATATTTCTTCCGTTTGCCTACCACACACCATTAAAATATTTCGCGTATTTTAAAGAAGAGCCGCCTTACGGAATCAAGAATGAAGCGATGCAGGGGCGTATACATAAATATTACGGTGATGCGAAACTCGACGATATGGATAATGTCGCCCAGTACGGATATCCTTATTTTCCGGTTACACTTCTTTATCAGCTGCACCTTCTGGTCAAACATCTGACAAAAAAACTCCCGGCGATGGACTTTCCGGTACAGCTTATCCAGGCTAAAGATGATGACATGGCCAGCGTGAAGAATTCCAAATTTATTTACGACAGGGTAAAGACCGAGATGAAAGAGATGGTACTGTTGTACGATTCATATCATGTGATAACCGCCGATCAGGAACGGGATATAGTGGGGGAAAAGATGGACGATTTCTTCACCCGTGTAATGGCCTCAAAACATTAGCTTGCCGGAATCGGGCGGTAAAGATATAATATATCAGGTTTATCGAAAAGTTACGTGGTGGCTATAGTGTAAAGGTTAGCACAACAGACTGTGGCTCTGTTTGCACGGGTTCGAATCCCGTTAGCCACCCCAGTTTCTCCTCTCGCGAGTTTGCGAGTATTTTATATGGGTAAGTGTAAGAATAAGAAAGGCTTGCGTACGCAAACCGGCGGTTCGAACAGATTTTTTTAATGTATTCGCACCGATCTTCGGCGCTTCCGGCCGATGCGATGTAACTGGCTTGGTGAGCAAGAGTTAGAAAATCCCGCATCGGTTCCAACCATTTTCCGTCAGTCCCTCCAGGATTTTCTAAATGGTGTGTTTTTTTATTCACAAGCGAGGCCTTCTTCGCTTTATACTCATCGGCAGAGATCGATCCGTCTACGAATAAATCCAGTAATCTCGATAACTGCTCGTCTATCTCTCGCAGTTTTGTCTCTCTAGTCAAATCGCTGTGTATCTTCGTGGCCTTCGCGAGTTCCTTCTCTCGGTCTAATTCAGCGAGCATAGCGTGATAGGTCTTATCATCTATAGATACCTTCGCGATGGCCTCGCTTATCATCAGGGCGAGCTTTTCCTCGCGGATATAGCCTTCCTGTGAACAGCCTGCCTTTCGCTTAGTGCAGTGGTAATATGCGTGGCCTTTCTTCTCCTCAGCAGTAATAACGCAACCGCACTCACCGCATCGGATCAGCCCTCTAAATGCAAAGTAATGATTCTTGTATAACGTGGGCTTGCTTCGTGTCTTCAGCGATTCCTGCACTTTATCGAACAGCTCCTTGGATATGATCGGCTCGTGCGCGCCGTGGAACAGCTCGCCTTTATAAAAAAACACACCATAGTAAAAAGCATTAGTCAGTATTCTATGGACATTACTGATGGCAAGTGGCTTTTTACTTCTCTTGCTCACCAAGCCAAAAGCAGTCGCCAATTTTTGCAGCTCCTCAAGTGTGTGGCGGCCTTCGGCGCACAAGGCATATAGTTTCTGGATGAGTGGGGCGGTGGCAGTATCTATGAATATCTTTCCTTTGCCGTCGTTCAGATATCCTGTCGGTGCAAAGCCCGGATATTCGCCGAGGCGCAGCTTCTCCCGAATGCCTCGCTTGGTATTCTCGCTTAGATTATCGACGTAATACTTTGACTGTCCGAAGATGATGTTCAACATGAACTTGCCTTGTGCGCTATTGTCGAAGCGGTAAGTAGGGAAGCGCAAGTCAGCGATCTTTCCTGTGTCTACGAGGTAGATTATCTTACCGCCGTCTATGCTATTGCGCGCAAGTCTGTCGGGATGCCATGAGATGATGCCGTCAGCGTCGCCTTTCTCGATCCTATGGATCATCTCATCGAAGATAGGCCTGCCGGGTATCTTGGCTGTGCGGGCTTCCTGAATAACCTCTACAATGTCCAATCGTTCTTTCCGGGCGTATTCTTGTACTTCGGTGAGCTGAGAGGGGATAGAGAGGATCTGCTTATCTTCCGTATCAGTGGACTTGCGCGCATAGAGAAAGTATCTCATGTCATACCTCCCGTCCCTCGCATCGGCCGGAAGCGCCGAAGAGAAGGCCGATTATATTAAAAAAATCTGTTCGAACCGCCGGTTTGCGTACGCAAGCCTTTCTTATTCTTACACTTACCCATATAAAATACTCGCAAACTCGCGAGAGGAGAAACTGGGGTCCCTATATCAAAAAGTCAGAACCTATTTTAAGGGGCACCCTTAAAAATAAAACCTTTCAACGCTGGCTCGGCATATCGCCTGCCTGCTCGCTGTAGCTAAACAAGTAGAACAACAGCTATAGCAGGCTCTATCGCGTCCTCGCCCTACCCGCCGTCATTGCGAGGAGGCCGAAGGCCGACGAAGCAATCTCTACCACAGGCTCGTCCGCACCCGCCTGCTACAAGCCAGAATGAACTCGTGGACGGCGGGTTGCCGAGCCCCCACAACACAAGACCCGAGGGCGAAAAGGTAAATTTTGGGGCGCGGCAAAATTTGCCTTTCGCCCAATGACTCAAAATATCAAAAATGCCTCAGGAGGTAGATTTTGGCTAAAAAAGCACGTTGTTATGGTAAAATAAGTCAGATAAATAGACTGCAATATTAACACTACTATACTATTACAGTAATAATATACTGTCAAGGATAAAATGATCGGAAAAAATATTAAAAAAATAAGACAGCAAAAAAATTTATCCCAAGAAAAGCTAGCCCGCCTAACTGATATATCCCTTAATACTTTGACAAAAATCGAATCTGGTTTTACAAAAAGACCATCCATCCAGACCATTTATAAAATTGCTAAAGCGCTCGAAGTGCCGATGGAGAATCTAGTAGAGTGACCATGTATTATTATTAGGAGAAACGCAATGTTAGATTGGTTAAAAATTGATAATGAAAAGACATTTCAACGACTGATTAGTCACCTCGTTTCTTTAGAATGTCATACTCCGGGGTTTTTGCCATCAAGTCCATATATTGGTGCGGATGGCGGATATGATGCTTATGTTGATAATTACGCAGAAGAGAACTTGTCTGGTGATATTTGCATTCAAGCTAAATTCACCAAACATTCTTTAAAACAAGCCTATGAATATTTGTGCAATGAAGTGAAAAAAGAACTTATTAAAGCGGATAAGAATAAAATAACCCATTTGATTATAGTAACAAATGCCGAATTAAATGTGGATTATATCAAAAAGCTTACAGCTCTTAATAGCTATAAAGGCATTTCCATGTGGATATGGGATCGCGAAAAATTAACTATCAAAATCGAAAAACAGCCTTTCTTGCGAAGCAATTTTTTTGGTAGTTCTTCTATTCTCTCGTTTGTTCCGTTGTCTGTATTCTTTGAAGAAGCAGATACGAAATCTGATATTAATACTGGAAAAAAAATTAAAACAATTGAAGATAGGTTTAATGAAATAATATCTTTTTTAAAGAATGATAATTTAAAAATTTTTGTAATCCATGCTCCTGGAGGATTTGGAAAGAGTCATTTTTTACGAGAATTTCCAAATCGAATAAGAAATTTAGGTATTACTAGAGAGATTTGGTTTATACGAGATGGTATTCGCGATATTCGAGACGCATTTAATGATGAAATTGGCGTTAGGGAAAGTATAAAAGAGAAACACAGATATATTTTTGTAATAGATGATGCTGATCGCTCGGACGATATAAAAGACATCTTGTATTGTGTAACAAGATCAGGAATTGATGCAAAAATTGTTATATCACTCCGAACAGCAGGTATTTTTGCCTTAGAGGAAACATTAGTTTCTGCTAAATGTAAGGATCTTGCCGTAGTTACGTCTATTCCCCAATGGTCGGACAATGAGCTGAAAACGCTTTTAAGAACTGTTTCGCAAAAGGATAAGATTGATGACGAAAGTGAGATAATCCGAAGATACCCTAACCCCTTTTTTATAGTTCTCATAGGATTAAACATGAAGGGAAAAAGTAAATATGATTTTCAATCAACTAAGCAAAATATTCTTCAATCTTTGCTAAATGATACTCGTCAGATAGTTAAATCAACACAGCTTAATATTAATGACTTGCTCCTCAATTTAACCTTAATAATACCTATAAATATAACTGATAACCAAACAATAACTAAACTTGCTCAATGTCTAAATGTTGACGATCAGCTAATGAGAGATATCCTGGGAAAACTTATCAAAGGCGGAGTATTATGTTCCACAGGAAATATTTTGAGATTTTTACCAGATATGATAGGAGATGTATATTTATTAGAAACGATGCAATCGCTTAAGGAAAAGCAACGAAAAGAGGTTTTCTTATATTGGTTTGACACGCATTCAAAAAATATTTTTTGTAATTTAGGTGCAACACTAAGGTACGGTGAAAAAGATTCATTAATGCCAATAGTTATAGATGTTATAGAAGGATGGATAAATAATTACAGCAAATATGACAGCTATGACAAAAGGCGGATACTAGAAAATCTTGAAGATATATGCAATATCGTACCTGATAAAACAATAAACTTGCTATGGACATTTATAGAAGGTGGCGATTTGAATACCGACTCCTATGGCCCAATTATTTCGCGACTAATTTATGGCAGTATCGGTAGAAAAGAAATTGTGGATATTATTGAGGGATTAAGGGCAAGGGTAAAAGAAGGCACATTTAGTAACTATAAATATGATACTTTGGCCAAGGAAACAGTATCGCCTTTGCATAACAACATTGAGAAACAGGTGATGCCAATATTAACTATTATTGAGAAGTCATTAAAAAGTAATAAGCCTATGATAGATTTTTCAAAAGCAGCTTTAAAAGAAGTCTTAGCATCGTCCCACGAATGGTCCCGCTCTTCATATATGAAAATGGAGATCGGAAGTCGTGCGCTAAGAGCGACGGACTCGGTATTGGCAATGAGAAATAAGGCANNNNNNNNNNNNNNNNNNNNNNNNNNNNNNNNNNNNNNNNNNNNNNNNNNNNNNNNNNNNNNAATAGAAATAGTGAAATCCATGCTATTAGATAAACGATCCGAATTACGTTTAGCAGCTATTGAAATCGCGGATGATATTGGAAGAAGTAATTTTGGCGCTGGTATCCCGGAAATTCCACTAAAAGACAAGATTAACATAGAACGGCAAGAAATGGCGGAGTTCATATATAATAATGACTTTATTAGCCAAGAAACTGATCGAAAAGTTTTAAGTTCGTATGAAGATTTATTATTTGGATGGTGGGCCCACCAGGATGTAGCTGATGAAAAAATTTTATCATTACTTGGAAAAATTAAATACGATGCCGAGTATAGAATTTTTCGATATTATACATCAAAATGGGATATTGGTGATGATGTCAGAGAAAAACTAAAGGATGCGCCATCAAAAGATAGATGGCCATGGGTTGTGGATAATATTTTGCAAAGAAAATGGAACCTAAAAGTGGAGGATTTCAAAAAAGACGCCGCGGCATTAAATGATAAATATCCTTCACCCGCAGAGATTATAAGTTTTTTATGCGAATTAGACAAGGGAGTAACAATTACTTCCGCAAATGCCTTGTTCTTAAAAGCATGGTTCGAACAAGCTCCAACCGTCTTTAAGGAAATAAGAAGTAAAAAGAATTTATGGAAAGATGTTCCAATGATTTTTAAATATACAATAAGTTATGAATTAGTGCAAAAATTTCCCGAAATGGCAGAAGCGATTATTAACGAAGTACTATTATCATCTGATCTGTCGATTGAGGAATCAAAGATAGCGATAAATATTCTCTCATTCGATATTTCCGGTCTTGATAAATATGAAATAGTTAAATCTATGGCAGAGAAAAACATTGATGATTTAAATCTATCTATTATTGAACAAATGCGATTCATCGGAGATAAGATTTCAGCTAAGGAAATGGCAGAGATAGTTTTAATTATTTTAAATCATTTAAGCCCTACGGTGCGTGCGAAATCAATGGATCATATCGCATTTATTTTGCACGACAAAAAAATAGATTATATTAATGAATTTCTTAAGGTTACATGGGATGTCGTTCATTCGATTCTTATAAACACTGGAAAGTTAACTTATTATGATTTTAGACTTGCGTCTTTAATGCTTGTTAATGTGAAGGAATTAGCAGATTTTATTGAAACGCGATTAGAGCAAGAGAAAAAAATAAATAAATACAATAAATATGAAGCAATTCCTTATGATGGCATCAATTTCCTTGAAAAAGTGATTAAAAACCCCGACGATTACTTAAGTATCATCGAAAAAGTGTTATCATGGGATGAGAAATATAAGGGGAATGCGAGTTTTAGCGTTTCCAAAATTTTTGAACAGATTGTGTCGTTGAAAAATAAGACAGGAAAGCTGTATTTAGATGATATAAAAAGCAGTTTCTATAATGGAAAAGATTTTTCAAAGCTATTAAGTTGTTTGTTTCATTTGCCGTTAAATCGTGCAAATATTGATATTTTTAATGAGGCTATTCAAAAAAGCAAAGAATTCCGCTTTGAAAAGGATACTATAAACCTATTAAAAAGCAAAATACATCCTGAGGGAGGGTGGAGTTCTTCCGCTGGAGAAGTTCCCCCTGCATTTATTGACAAAAAAGATGTGTTTCAAGTTTTAAAAGATAGCGCTCCGGTAGGACTTTTAAAAAATGCATTAGACGTATGTGTTGCAAGTGTAGATAAAATGATAGAAGATCATAAAACAGAAGAAGAGAATCTTTTCTATTCAAGATAGGCGGATATTAATGTCTTATCAGGCTACTGTGTATAATTTAATGATTTCGTGTCCATCAGATGTGAAAAAGGAACAAAAAGCTTTGAGAGACTGTGTTGTTAGATGGAATGGCGCTCATGCCGAAAAGAATAAAATATCATTACACCCATTATTTTTTAAAACAGATGTGCCAAACACATCCGCAGATTCAAAGGATAAGCGGACGCAGGGAGTAATTAATCAATATTTGGTTACACCAAGCGACTGGTTAGTCGTTGTTTTTAAAAATAAAATAGGATCAGATACGGGTAAATCTATTAGTGGCACAATAGAAGAGATTGAGATATTTCAGAAGGATTACCCAGAAAGACCAATTTCGATTTATTTTTACAAAAGAACTCATAATCCAAAAATAAGGCAATATAAAAGAAAATGGAAAGGGATATGGAAAGAGTATAGGGATTCCAATGAGTTAGAGTACGAATTTTTTATAGACATATCTCATATGGTAAATAAAAATACTTATTTTCGACAAAAATTTATTGATCCAACAAAAAAGATAGAAGAAAGAGCACAAATTTTAATAAGCGAAGTGAGCGGTGATGTAAAGCAATTAGCTATGGTATCGAAATTAACAGAGCAAGAGCTGAAAATAGAAACCAATGGCTGCAGGTTTATCGGTTACGAAATGGCTTTTGAACATTTATGTAAAAAGCGGTTAATGGAGAAGGCCGATGCAAAAGGAGAAGTTTATATATTAACAAGTTTAGGAAAACAATACGTGGAAGCTATAAAAAATTACCAAAGCATGTGAATGAGAACAGCAAAGTCGCTTGTATAAAGGGTTATATCATTTGAAAAGAATATAATTGTTTTTAATAAGTGAAAATAGGGGATGTGTCAAAAAGGGACACACAACTTGAGCGGAGTGTCCCAAAGTGACACACCCCAGAAGCTCAAGAGGACTTTTATTTTATGAGCGCTGAAAAATTTCATAATAATAACAAAATTCCACCGACTGTGCATCAATTCTTGCAAAACGACAAAAATAAAAGTGCCATCGATTTTTTAGGATTTAAAGACTGGTTATCTATAAACGAACACACCAAAAAAGACTGGATAATTGTTGCTAGGGCATATATAGACGATAATACAGGTACAGATTTTTTTACGTATAGTGCGTTAGCAGAAGTTGGAGATAAAGAAAAAAATATAAAGATCTTGCTACAATCGCATGATTGGGAAGTTAGCCATAATAATTTTGGATACCCAGAATTTTACACCGAAGGTGGATCAAAAGATATTAAATTTAATACTGGCGAAAAAGAATCTATAAAAGATATTGAATTTCGACCGTTTATTTTAAAAAGATATTTTAATGGATATGTAGATGATAGATTTGAGATAGCGCAAAGTTTTATACTATTCCATAACTTATTTTATGTGCCTGAACTAAGTGAGTTTCAAAAAATAGACAAAGATGGCAACGTAATTTCAATAATAAAAATCTTAAACAACGAAAAACAGGAAGAGATAAAAGTGGACTCAACCGCTCTTCGTGATTACTTAGCTGCATATAAATCATGTTTGGTTAGGTATCATGATCATAGGCGCAGATCGAAAGTTGATATAACGGATTATATTGGAGGAGAATTTAAAGAATTAGTGATAAAAGAGCGCGACTGGATATTTCTTCTCTGGCTTCGAATGGATATTCCTTGTAATGGCAATATTAGCGCATCTAGGTTTTTAGGAAAAGATATAGTTTTGCCTTTTCCTGAAGTGCTCAAGGAACACACCGATTGGGCCAATCTTGATAGAGAGGACAAGTGCGTTTCATTTATTATAGGCGTTGATAATAAAGGTAATGTTATTGAGGCTCCTTGCGATGAGAAAAAATTAAGCAATTATTTTACAGACAAGGGAACTCCGCATTTTCTCACGCCTGCCTATTTTGACCGAAAAACATTATCAAAATATTACAGTGAACCAAGAAAATATAAGATAGAATCTCGTCATCTTGGTTGTTTAGATTTGTGGAGCCTGCCTATTGATACAACAGACGAAGGTCTTATACAGGTTTGGCTTGGAGATCTTGGCTGTATACCATATCAAGACCAATTACATTGGCGTCAATATAACATTCCACCCAAAGGCGGAATTACTAAACACAGGTGGCAAACCGATTTTATGGCAGAATTTTCTGAACCTGCAAATGATCCCGTTTACTATATAAAAAAAGCTTTCGAAAATCTGCAAGGTATTAGCAAGGAAAGGCTGGGAGATCTATTTTTTTTACCTTTTAATAAAAAGGAATCTTATCTACTTAATATAATCAGAGTGCCTCTTACAAATGAATGGAAGGAATTCGATGAAATAATTCAAGCATTAGCAAAGATTTTATGCGACTCTTTAAATGTTAGAGTACTTCAGAAATTTTTGGGTCTTTCAATTGGAGATAATGGCGTCAACGGCTCTATAGATCTCCTTAATGCATTTATCGCCAAGCTTCATAATAAAAAACTCGCGGATAATCTAACAAAAATATTTTACAAAGTACAGAAAATAAGATCGTCAAGCGCTGCCCATCGAAAGGGGAAAGAATTTGACCGTATATTAAAAATGTTTGATTATTACAATAAAGCACCGCATGATATTATTAGCGAATTAATGATAGAAATTATAAAAGGCCTTGAACAATTGGCTACATCAATACAACAATTAAAATAAGTATTCTTAAAGTATGTAAAAATATTAGGATAAATAGGGGGCGTGTTAAAAAGGACACACAATCTTATGGGGTGTCCCGAAGTGACACTCCCGGAAACTATTAAAGAAAGCGAGGGGAGAGAAATGAGAAAAATTATAATGGGTGTTATAATTGGGTTGATTATAGGCGTGGGCCTCACATATGCCAGCGGTGATATTGACGCAGATCTTCAGTTAACTTTTGCGAATAGCGCACCTTCACTCGAACAGCAGCAAGCTATGGCCCAAGTGGCTATCGCATGTTACCTGCGCGACATAAGAGATGAGCTTAGAAAAAAATAATAAAAATTAACTAAACACCTATTTAAGTACACCCTGCAAAATAAGGTGTCTCAAAGTAGAGAAAATA
This portion of the Candidatus Omnitrophota bacterium genome encodes:
- a CDS encoding helix-turn-helix transcriptional regulator, which encodes MIGKNIKKIRQQKNLSQEKLARLTDISLNTLTKIESGFTKRPSIQTIYKIAKALEVPMENLVE
- a CDS encoding alpha/beta fold hydrolase; translation: MSVVFSFNIKECIKPKRNNDSVAEESFSLRGNNGATVILIHGLTGTPNEMKFLATFLNKKGYSVICPRLAMHGEPIRVLKYAKWQEFYESVRNLFINGELADNKGPVFTSGLSMGALLALLAADEFKEKVSGVSCLAPTLFYDGWNSPGSEIFLPFAYHTPLKYFAYFKEEPPYGIKNEAMQGRIHKYYGDAKLDDMDNVAQYGYPYFPVTLLYQLHLLVKHLTKKLPAMDFPVQLIQAKDDDMASVKNSKFIYDRVKTEMKEMVLLYDSYHVITADQERDIVGEKMDDFFTRVMASKH